The following coding sequences are from one Nicotiana tabacum cultivar K326 chromosome 1, ASM71507v2, whole genome shotgun sequence window:
- the LOC107801551 gene encoding TATA-binding protein-associated factor BTAF1 isoform X2: MDVNEMIRDEDLIVQRANSPGNGVATQYYSSRPVGNIRHFVAKMVPSVRSRRPSARELNLLKRKAKISSKDQTKGWNKDGDTEAPQSQDIISPRGMCPDISSSNKLLGENISDEDGLESDGDKIWPFQSFVEQLILDMFDPLWEVRHGSVMAMREILTHQGANAGVIIPDLRCDSALNIKMEDRVDENTIKRERPIDLNMQVPLDELESVSKKLKVEPEGASYLAMDTMVCTSRDGDPGGVNVKVEDAGLSLAIEQANGEFSIGSVKLETQSHLSGGSLGNDISTEKEGGVDKASLEKMDILENLPENCELMNLVKLARHSWLKNCEFLQDCAIRFLCVLSLDRFGDYVSDQVVAPVRETCAQALGAVLKYMHPTLVHETLNILLQMQRRPEWEIRHRSLLGIKYLVAVRQEMLPELLGCVLPACKAGLEDPDDDVRAVAADALIPTAASVVSLNGQLLHSIIMLLWDILLDLDDLSPSTSSVMNLLAEIYSQEQMIPKTFGEKKKFDLNEIDRQDDPGEGTWSSENPYMLSTLAPRLWPFMRHSITSVRYSAIRTLERLLEAEYKRSIAESSSSFWPSFILGDTLRIVFQNLLLESNEEIVQCSGRVWRIFLQCPVEDLEDASKAYFPSWLELATTPYGSSLDTAKMFWPVALPRKSHFKAAAKMRAVKPENDSLQSICSDSGEGSTVLEKNTEASTSSGKIVVGADVDMSVTYTRVVTATVLGILAARLREGSLQFFIDPLWKALTSLSGVQRQVASMVLISWFKELKTRSIMDMDRVIAGISSNFRSQLMDLLACINPAFPTKDSLFPYIELSRTYDKMRNEARQLYYETEAAGMFKDLLSSIQVDLENLSADDAINFASKLQFLSINSMGEESAELNSLDELETFKQRLLTTSGYLKCVQNNLHITVSSLLAAAVVWMNELPVKLNPIILPLMASIKREQEEILQCKAAEALAELIYRCMGRKPGPNDKLIKNLCSLTCMDPCETPQAGVLNSIEIIEEQDLLSSVSSSNRHKSKVHMLSPGEDRLKVEGFISRRGSELALKYLCEKLGGSLFEKLPKLWDCLVEVLKPCSLEGMTEEDEKLITRAIELVKDYQNLINNIQVVRSIAPMLDETLRPKLLTLLPCIFRCVRHSHIAVRLAASRCITTMAKSMTLDVMGSVIQNVVPMLGDITSVHSKQGAGMLVSLLVQGLGIELVPYAPLLVVPLLRCMSDSDHSVRQSVTHSFATLVPLLPLARGVSPPVGLSEHLSRSQEDVKFLEQLVDNSHIDDYKLSTELKVTLRRYQQEGINWLAFLKRFNLHGILCDDMGLGKTLQASAIVASDVAEHIALNSSQDLPPSLIICPSTLVGHWVYEIEKFIDGSLLTTLQYVGSAQERISLRSQFSEHNVIVTSYDVIRKDVDYLRQLFWNYCILDEGHIIKNSKSKITVAVKQLKAQHRLILSGTPIQNNVLDLWSLFDFLMPGFLGTERQFHASYGKPLLAARDPKCSAKDAEAGVLAMEALHKQVMPFLLRRTKDEVLSDLPEKIIQDRYCVLSPVQLKLYEQFSGSHVRQEISSIVKHNESDASQKNDLPKASSHVFQALQYLLKLCSHPLLVFGERIAESLSSVVSELFPPGSDIVSELHQLHHSPKLVALQEILSECGIGVDSGSEGTICVGQHRVLIFAQHKALLDIIERDLFHTHMKSVTYLRLDGSVEPEKRFDIVKAFNSDPTIDVLLLTTHVGGLGLNLTSADTLVFMEHDWNPMRDHQAMDRAHRLGQRKVVNVHRLIMRGTLEEKVMSLQRFKVSVANAVINAENASLKTMNTDQLLDLFTSAESKKGASRSRRTDEKSDVDSILPRSGKGLKAILGGLEELWDQSQYTEEYNLSHFLAKLNG; the protein is encoded by the exons ATGGATGTCAATGAAATGATAAGGGATGAGGACCTGATCGTGCAGAGAGCTAATTCTCCAGGAAATGGTGTTGCTACTCAATATTATTCATCAAGGCCTGTCGGCAATATCCGGCATTTTGTTGCAAAAATGGTACCAAGTGTCAGATCTCGGAGGCCCAGTGCAAGGGAACTAAATTTGCTGAAGCGGAAAGCAAAAATAAGTTCAAAGGACCAAACAAAAGGATGGAATAAGGATGGAGATACAGAAGCTCCACAATCACAAGATATAATATCTCCTAGGGGCATGTGTCCCGATATATCGAGCTCTAATAAG CTACTTGGTGAAAACATCTCTGATGAAGATGGATTAGAGAGTGACGGAGATAAGATTTGGCCATTTCAGAGTTTTGTTGAGCAACTGATCCTTGATATGTTTGATCCTT TATGGGAGGTTCGTCATGGCAGTGTCATGGCTATGAGAGAGATCTTAACCCATCAAGGTGCTAATGCAGGAGTTATCATTCCAGACTTGAGATGTGATAGTGCATTAAATATTAAAATGGAAGATAGGGTAGACGAGAATACTATCAAAAGGGAAAGACCAATTGATCTGAATATGCAAGTTCCACTTGATGAGTTAGAGTCAGTTTCAAAGAAACTGAAGGTTGAACCTGAAGGTGCATCTTATTTGGCGATGGATACAATGGTCTGTACCAGCAGGGATGGTGATCCTGGTGGTGTTAATGTGAAAGTGGAAGATGCTGGATTGAGTTTGGCTATTGAACAGGCTAATGGTGAATTTAGCATTGGTTCTGTTAAGTTGGAGACTCAATCTCATCTCAGTGGTGGAAGCCTGGGTAATGATATATCCACGGAGAAGGAAGGTGGCGTGGATAAGGCTTCGTTGGAAAAGATGGATATTCTAGAAAACCTTCCTGAGAATTGTGAGCTGATGAACTTGGTTAAATTGGCTAGGCATTCTTGGCTTAAGAATTGTGAATTTCTTCAAGATTGTGCTATTCGTTTCTTGTGTGTCTTATCATTGGATCG TTTTGGTGACTATGTGTCGGATCAAGTTGTGGCTCCTGTTCGTGAGACTTGTGCACAAGCTTTAGGCGCTGTGCTGAAGTACATGCATCCTACTCTAGTTCATGAGACACTGAATATCTTACTGCAGATGCAG CGTAGACCGGAATGGGAGATTCGTCACAGGAGTCTTTTGGGGATCAAGTATCTGGTTGCCGTACGGCAG GAGATGCTTCCAGAGTTGCTTGGCTGTGTCCTCCCGGCATGTAAAGCTGGGCTTGAAGATCCTGATGATGATGTGAGAGCTGTTGCGGCAGATGCTTTAATACCTACTGCAGCGTCTGTTGTTTCTTTAAACGGCCAACTGTTGCATTCAATAATCATGCTGCTCTGGGATATTTTGCTTGACTTGGATGACCTCAGTCCATCTACGAGCAG TGTGATGAATCTGTTGGCAGAGATCTACTCTCAAGAGCAAATGATTCCAAAAACgtttggggagaaaaagaaatttGATCTCAATGAAATTGATCGACAAGATGACCCTGGGGAAGGGACATGGTCTTCAGAAAATCCTTACATGCTATCAACATTGGCACCAAGATTATGGCCTTTCATGAGACATAGTATCACTTCAGTCCGTTATTCAGCTATTCGGACTTTG GAACGATTGCTTGAAGCCGAATATAAGAGGAGCATTGCTGAATCATCTAGCTCTTTCTGGCCTTCATTTATTTTGGGTGATACTCTCAGGATTGTTTTCCAGAATTTGCTACTTGAATCAAATGAGGAGATCGTGCAGTGTTCAGGCAGGGTTTGGAGGATCTTTCTCCAG TGCCCAGTAGAAGACTTGGAAGATGCTTCAAAGGCATATTTTCCTTCTTGGCTGGAGTTAGCAACTACTCCATATGGTTCATCATTGGATACTGCAAAAATGTTTTGGCCTGTAGCTCTTCCCCGCAAAAGCCACTTCAAAGCAGCTGCAAAGATGAGAGCTGTGAAACCAGAAAACGATTCCCTTCAAAGTATATGCTCAGATTCAGGTGAAGGCTCTACTGTGCTGGAGAAAAATACAGAGGCTTCCACCAGCAGCGGAAAGATTGTGGTTGGTGCTGATGTCGACATGTCGGTTACATATACACGTGTCGTTACTGCCACAGTCTTGGGCATTTTAGCTGCTAGGTTACGTGAAGGTTCTTTGCAGTTTTTTATCGACCCCTTATGGAAGGCGCTTACCTCTCTATCTGGAGTTCAACGCCAG GTAGCTTCAATGGTGcttatttcttggtttaaagaacTGAAAACCAGGAGCATCATGGATATGGACAGGGTTATTGCTGGCATCTCAAGTAATTTTAGGAGCCAATTGATGGATTTGTTAGCCTGCATTAACCCTGCTTTTCCTACGAAAGATTCTCTTTTTCCTTACATTGAACTCTCAAGAACGTACGATAAAATGCGCAATGAAGCTCGTCAGCTCTACTATGAGACTGAGGCAGCTGGCATGTTTAAAGATTTGTTGTCATCCATTCAGGTTGATCTAGAAAATCTTAGCGCCGATGATGCAATAAATTTTGCATCTAAACTTCAATTCTTAAGTATTAATTCTATGGGGGAGGAATCTGCCGAGCTGAACAGCTTGGACGAATTAGAAACATTCAAACAGAGGCTTTTGACCACTTCTGGGTATTTGAAATGCGTCCAG AATAATTTGCATATTACCGTCTCTTCTTTACTGGCCGCTGCTGTTGTCTGGATGAATGAACTTCCAGTGAAACTGAATCCAATTATTTTACCTTTGATGGCTTCTATTAAGAGAGAACAG GAGGAGATATTACAATGTAAGGCTGCTGAGGCTCTTGCAGAACTTATCTATCGTTGTATGGGACGGAAGCCTGGACCAAATGACAAGTTAATTAAGAACCTCTGTAGTTTGACATGCATGgatccttgtgagacacctcaAGCCGGAGTTTTGAATTCTATCGAAATAATTGAAGAGCAAGATCTTCTATCCTCAGTTAGTAGCAGTAATAGACACAAATCGAAAGTTCATATGCTCTCCCCTGGTGAAGATCGTTTAAAGGTTGAGGGCTTCATCAGTAGACGTGGATCTGAACTTGCCTTGAAgtacttgtgtgaaaaattgggTGGATCTTTGTTTGAAAAGCTTCCTAAGCTGTGGGACTGCTTAGTTGAAGTTCTTAAGCCTTGTAGTCTTGAAGGCATGACTGAAGAAGATGAAAAACTTATTACTCGAGCTATTGAGTTGGTTAAAGATTATCAGAACTTGATTAACAATATCCAG GTGGTCCGTTCCATTGCACCAATGCTGGACGAGACGTTAAGACCAAAACTTCTCACTCTTCTTCCATGCATCTTCAGATGTGTTCGTCATTCACATATTGCCGTGAGATTAGCTGCATCTAGATGTATTACAACCATGGCCAAGTCAATGACATTGGATGTGATGGGTTCTGTAATTCAGAATGTTGTGCCTATGTTAGGTGACATTACATCTGTACATTCTAAACAAGGAGCTGGCATGCTTGTTAGTTTGCTTGTCCAAGGACTTGGTATCGAGCTGGTTCCTTATGCTCCCCTTTTAGTAGTTCCCCTCCTGAGGTGTATGAGTGATTCAGATCATTCTGTCAGACAGAGTGTGACACATAGTTTTGCCACCCTTGTGCCTCTACTTCCATTAGCACGTGGTGTTTCTCCTCCTGTTGGTCTTAGCGAACACCTATCACGAAGTCAAGAAGATGTTAAATTTTTGGAGCAGCTAGTTGACAACTCTCACATTGATGATTACAAGCTCTCAACTGAACTAAAGGTGACATTGAGAAG GTACCAACAAGAAGGTATAAACTGGTTGGCATTTTTGAAGCGCTTTAATCTTCACGGGATTTTATGTGATGACATGGGCCTTGGTAAAACCCTTCAAGCATCAGCAATTGTGGCTTCTGATGTAGCAGAGCACATTGCTCTAAATAGTTCCCAGGATTTACCTCCATCCTTGATAATATGCCCCTCAACCCTTGTCGGCCACTGGGTTTATGAAATAGAGAAGTTTATTGATGGTTCTTTGCTTACTACCCTCCAGTATGTTGGTTCTGCGCAAGAGCGCATTTCGCTACGGTCTCAGTTTAGTGAGCATAATGTTATCGTGACATCATATGATGTTATCCGCAAAGATGTTGATTATCTTAGACAGCTGTTTTGGAACTATTGCATTCTAGATGAGGGACATATCATAAAGAATTCTAAGTCGAAAATAACAGTTGCTGTTAAACAATTAAAGGCACAACACCGACTCATTCTGAGTGGAACACCGATACAG AATAATGTGTTGGATCTGTGGTCACTTTTTGACTTCCTTATGCCAGGGTTTCTTGGAACTGAAAGACAA TTTCATGCCTCCTATGGTAAACCACTACTAGCTGCCAGAGATCCCAAATGTTCAGCGAAAGATGCTGAAGCAGGTGTGCTTGCTATGGAAGCATTGCACAAGCAG GTGATGCCTTTTCTCCTTCGCCGGACTAAAGATGAAGTCTTATCTGATCTGCCAGAGAAAATTATTCAGGATAGGTACTGCGTCCTGAGTCCTGTTCAGCTAAAACTCTACGAACAATTTTCTGGTTCACATGTGAGGCAAGAAATTTCCAGCATTGTGAAGCACAATGAATCAGATGCAAGCCAAAAAAATGATTTGCCAAAAGCATCTTCTCATGTATTCCAG GCACTTCAGTACTTGCTTAAACTTTGTAGTCATCCTTTGCTCGTGTTTGGGGAGAGAATTGCAGAATCACTCTCATCTGTTGTGTCAGAGCTCTTCCCTCCTGGTTCTGACATTGTTTCAGAACTCCATCAACTTCACCATTCTCCCAAATTAGTCGCCTTGCAGGAGATCCTTTCGGAGTGTGGAATTGGTGTTGACTCAGGTTCTGAAGGCACTATTTGTGTGGGACAGCACAGAGTCCTGATATTTGCACAGCATAAG GCCCTTTTGGATATCATTGAGAGAGACCTGTTTCACACTCATATGAAGAG TGTTACTTACTTGAGGCTGGATGGATCAGTTGAACCAGAAAAGCGCTTTGACATTGTGAAAGCCTTCAATTCAGATCCTACCATAGATGTTTTGCTGCTTACAACACATG TTGGTGGGCTTGGTTTGAACCTGACATCAGCTGATACCCTTGTGTTTATGGAGCATGACTGGAATCCAATGCGAGATCACCAG
- the LOC107801551 gene encoding TATA-binding protein-associated factor BTAF1 isoform X1, with protein MAQQQSSRLNRLLTLLDTGSTQATRLTAARQIGEIAKSHPQDLNSLLSKVSQYLRSKKWDTRVAAAHAIGSIAENVKHTSLAEVCSSVEVKMSEAGISSNVAELVAWPKCYPKIGGTSFRSFDLNKVLEFGALLASAGQEYDIPMDNSKNSRERLARQKQNLRRRLGLDVCEQFMDVNEMIRDEDLIVQRANSPGNGVATQYYSSRPVGNIRHFVAKMVPSVRSRRPSARELNLLKRKAKISSKDQTKGWNKDGDTEAPQSQDIISPRGMCPDISSSNKLLGENISDEDGLESDGDKIWPFQSFVEQLILDMFDPLWEVRHGSVMAMREILTHQGANAGVIIPDLRCDSALNIKMEDRVDENTIKRERPIDLNMQVPLDELESVSKKLKVEPEGASYLAMDTMVCTSRDGDPGGVNVKVEDAGLSLAIEQANGEFSIGSVKLETQSHLSGGSLGNDISTEKEGGVDKASLEKMDILENLPENCELMNLVKLARHSWLKNCEFLQDCAIRFLCVLSLDRFGDYVSDQVVAPVRETCAQALGAVLKYMHPTLVHETLNILLQMQRRPEWEIRHRSLLGIKYLVAVRQEMLPELLGCVLPACKAGLEDPDDDVRAVAADALIPTAASVVSLNGQLLHSIIMLLWDILLDLDDLSPSTSSVMNLLAEIYSQEQMIPKTFGEKKKFDLNEIDRQDDPGEGTWSSENPYMLSTLAPRLWPFMRHSITSVRYSAIRTLERLLEAEYKRSIAESSSSFWPSFILGDTLRIVFQNLLLESNEEIVQCSGRVWRIFLQCPVEDLEDASKAYFPSWLELATTPYGSSLDTAKMFWPVALPRKSHFKAAAKMRAVKPENDSLQSICSDSGEGSTVLEKNTEASTSSGKIVVGADVDMSVTYTRVVTATVLGILAARLREGSLQFFIDPLWKALTSLSGVQRQVASMVLISWFKELKTRSIMDMDRVIAGISSNFRSQLMDLLACINPAFPTKDSLFPYIELSRTYDKMRNEARQLYYETEAAGMFKDLLSSIQVDLENLSADDAINFASKLQFLSINSMGEESAELNSLDELETFKQRLLTTSGYLKCVQNNLHITVSSLLAAAVVWMNELPVKLNPIILPLMASIKREQEEILQCKAAEALAELIYRCMGRKPGPNDKLIKNLCSLTCMDPCETPQAGVLNSIEIIEEQDLLSSVSSSNRHKSKVHMLSPGEDRLKVEGFISRRGSELALKYLCEKLGGSLFEKLPKLWDCLVEVLKPCSLEGMTEEDEKLITRAIELVKDYQNLINNIQVVRSIAPMLDETLRPKLLTLLPCIFRCVRHSHIAVRLAASRCITTMAKSMTLDVMGSVIQNVVPMLGDITSVHSKQGAGMLVSLLVQGLGIELVPYAPLLVVPLLRCMSDSDHSVRQSVTHSFATLVPLLPLARGVSPPVGLSEHLSRSQEDVKFLEQLVDNSHIDDYKLSTELKVTLRRYQQEGINWLAFLKRFNLHGILCDDMGLGKTLQASAIVASDVAEHIALNSSQDLPPSLIICPSTLVGHWVYEIEKFIDGSLLTTLQYVGSAQERISLRSQFSEHNVIVTSYDVIRKDVDYLRQLFWNYCILDEGHIIKNSKSKITVAVKQLKAQHRLILSGTPIQNNVLDLWSLFDFLMPGFLGTERQFHASYGKPLLAARDPKCSAKDAEAGVLAMEALHKQVMPFLLRRTKDEVLSDLPEKIIQDRYCVLSPVQLKLYEQFSGSHVRQEISSIVKHNESDASQKNDLPKASSHVFQALQYLLKLCSHPLLVFGERIAESLSSVVSELFPPGSDIVSELHQLHHSPKLVALQEILSECGIGVDSGSEGTICVGQHRVLIFAQHKALLDIIERDLFHTHMKSVTYLRLDGSVEPEKRFDIVKAFNSDPTIDVLLLTTHVGGLGLNLTSADTLVFMEHDWNPMRDHQAMDRAHRLGQRKVVNVHRLIMRGTLEEKVMSLQRFKVSVANAVINAENASLKTMNTDQLLDLFTSAESKKGASRSRRTDEKSDVDSILPRSGKGLKAILGGLEELWDQSQYTEEYNLSHFLAKLNG; from the exons ATGGCTCAGCAGCAATCATCACGGCTTAATCGCCTGCTCACTTTATTAGACA CTGGCTCGACCCAAGCAACAAGATTGACAGCTGCTAGGCAGATTGGTGAAATAGCCAAATCACATCCTCAGGACCTGAACTCTTTGTTGAGTAAG GTTTCGCAATATCTTAGGAGTAAAAAGTGGGACACCAGAGTTGCTGCTGCTCATGCCATTGGATCAATTGCCGAAAATGTTAAACATACATCTCTGGCTGAAGTCTGTTCATCTGTAGAGGTGAAAATGTCTGAAGCAGGGATCTCAAGCAATGTTGCAGAATTGGTAGCTTGGCCTAAATGTTATCCTAAAATAGGAGGGACCTCATTTAGAAG TTTTGACTTGAACAAAGTACTAGAGTTTGGGGCTCTATTGGCGTCTGCAGGACAG GAGTATGATATTCCGATGGACAATAGCAAGAATTCAAGGGAGCGATTGGCCCGCCAGAAACAAAACCTGCGACGTCGATTGG GATTAGATGTGTGTGAGCAGTTCATGGATGTCAATGAAATGATAAGGGATGAGGACCTGATCGTGCAGAGAGCTAATTCTCCAGGAAATGGTGTTGCTACTCAATATTATTCATCAAGGCCTGTCGGCAATATCCGGCATTTTGTTGCAAAAATGGTACCAAGTGTCAGATCTCGGAGGCCCAGTGCAAGGGAACTAAATTTGCTGAAGCGGAAAGCAAAAATAAGTTCAAAGGACCAAACAAAAGGATGGAATAAGGATGGAGATACAGAAGCTCCACAATCACAAGATATAATATCTCCTAGGGGCATGTGTCCCGATATATCGAGCTCTAATAAG CTACTTGGTGAAAACATCTCTGATGAAGATGGATTAGAGAGTGACGGAGATAAGATTTGGCCATTTCAGAGTTTTGTTGAGCAACTGATCCTTGATATGTTTGATCCTT TATGGGAGGTTCGTCATGGCAGTGTCATGGCTATGAGAGAGATCTTAACCCATCAAGGTGCTAATGCAGGAGTTATCATTCCAGACTTGAGATGTGATAGTGCATTAAATATTAAAATGGAAGATAGGGTAGACGAGAATACTATCAAAAGGGAAAGACCAATTGATCTGAATATGCAAGTTCCACTTGATGAGTTAGAGTCAGTTTCAAAGAAACTGAAGGTTGAACCTGAAGGTGCATCTTATTTGGCGATGGATACAATGGTCTGTACCAGCAGGGATGGTGATCCTGGTGGTGTTAATGTGAAAGTGGAAGATGCTGGATTGAGTTTGGCTATTGAACAGGCTAATGGTGAATTTAGCATTGGTTCTGTTAAGTTGGAGACTCAATCTCATCTCAGTGGTGGAAGCCTGGGTAATGATATATCCACGGAGAAGGAAGGTGGCGTGGATAAGGCTTCGTTGGAAAAGATGGATATTCTAGAAAACCTTCCTGAGAATTGTGAGCTGATGAACTTGGTTAAATTGGCTAGGCATTCTTGGCTTAAGAATTGTGAATTTCTTCAAGATTGTGCTATTCGTTTCTTGTGTGTCTTATCATTGGATCG TTTTGGTGACTATGTGTCGGATCAAGTTGTGGCTCCTGTTCGTGAGACTTGTGCACAAGCTTTAGGCGCTGTGCTGAAGTACATGCATCCTACTCTAGTTCATGAGACACTGAATATCTTACTGCAGATGCAG CGTAGACCGGAATGGGAGATTCGTCACAGGAGTCTTTTGGGGATCAAGTATCTGGTTGCCGTACGGCAG GAGATGCTTCCAGAGTTGCTTGGCTGTGTCCTCCCGGCATGTAAAGCTGGGCTTGAAGATCCTGATGATGATGTGAGAGCTGTTGCGGCAGATGCTTTAATACCTACTGCAGCGTCTGTTGTTTCTTTAAACGGCCAACTGTTGCATTCAATAATCATGCTGCTCTGGGATATTTTGCTTGACTTGGATGACCTCAGTCCATCTACGAGCAG TGTGATGAATCTGTTGGCAGAGATCTACTCTCAAGAGCAAATGATTCCAAAAACgtttggggagaaaaagaaatttGATCTCAATGAAATTGATCGACAAGATGACCCTGGGGAAGGGACATGGTCTTCAGAAAATCCTTACATGCTATCAACATTGGCACCAAGATTATGGCCTTTCATGAGACATAGTATCACTTCAGTCCGTTATTCAGCTATTCGGACTTTG GAACGATTGCTTGAAGCCGAATATAAGAGGAGCATTGCTGAATCATCTAGCTCTTTCTGGCCTTCATTTATTTTGGGTGATACTCTCAGGATTGTTTTCCAGAATTTGCTACTTGAATCAAATGAGGAGATCGTGCAGTGTTCAGGCAGGGTTTGGAGGATCTTTCTCCAG TGCCCAGTAGAAGACTTGGAAGATGCTTCAAAGGCATATTTTCCTTCTTGGCTGGAGTTAGCAACTACTCCATATGGTTCATCATTGGATACTGCAAAAATGTTTTGGCCTGTAGCTCTTCCCCGCAAAAGCCACTTCAAAGCAGCTGCAAAGATGAGAGCTGTGAAACCAGAAAACGATTCCCTTCAAAGTATATGCTCAGATTCAGGTGAAGGCTCTACTGTGCTGGAGAAAAATACAGAGGCTTCCACCAGCAGCGGAAAGATTGTGGTTGGTGCTGATGTCGACATGTCGGTTACATATACACGTGTCGTTACTGCCACAGTCTTGGGCATTTTAGCTGCTAGGTTACGTGAAGGTTCTTTGCAGTTTTTTATCGACCCCTTATGGAAGGCGCTTACCTCTCTATCTGGAGTTCAACGCCAG GTAGCTTCAATGGTGcttatttcttggtttaaagaacTGAAAACCAGGAGCATCATGGATATGGACAGGGTTATTGCTGGCATCTCAAGTAATTTTAGGAGCCAATTGATGGATTTGTTAGCCTGCATTAACCCTGCTTTTCCTACGAAAGATTCTCTTTTTCCTTACATTGAACTCTCAAGAACGTACGATAAAATGCGCAATGAAGCTCGTCAGCTCTACTATGAGACTGAGGCAGCTGGCATGTTTAAAGATTTGTTGTCATCCATTCAGGTTGATCTAGAAAATCTTAGCGCCGATGATGCAATAAATTTTGCATCTAAACTTCAATTCTTAAGTATTAATTCTATGGGGGAGGAATCTGCCGAGCTGAACAGCTTGGACGAATTAGAAACATTCAAACAGAGGCTTTTGACCACTTCTGGGTATTTGAAATGCGTCCAG AATAATTTGCATATTACCGTCTCTTCTTTACTGGCCGCTGCTGTTGTCTGGATGAATGAACTTCCAGTGAAACTGAATCCAATTATTTTACCTTTGATGGCTTCTATTAAGAGAGAACAG GAGGAGATATTACAATGTAAGGCTGCTGAGGCTCTTGCAGAACTTATCTATCGTTGTATGGGACGGAAGCCTGGACCAAATGACAAGTTAATTAAGAACCTCTGTAGTTTGACATGCATGgatccttgtgagacacctcaAGCCGGAGTTTTGAATTCTATCGAAATAATTGAAGAGCAAGATCTTCTATCCTCAGTTAGTAGCAGTAATAGACACAAATCGAAAGTTCATATGCTCTCCCCTGGTGAAGATCGTTTAAAGGTTGAGGGCTTCATCAGTAGACGTGGATCTGAACTTGCCTTGAAgtacttgtgtgaaaaattgggTGGATCTTTGTTTGAAAAGCTTCCTAAGCTGTGGGACTGCTTAGTTGAAGTTCTTAAGCCTTGTAGTCTTGAAGGCATGACTGAAGAAGATGAAAAACTTATTACTCGAGCTATTGAGTTGGTTAAAGATTATCAGAACTTGATTAACAATATCCAG GTGGTCCGTTCCATTGCACCAATGCTGGACGAGACGTTAAGACCAAAACTTCTCACTCTTCTTCCATGCATCTTCAGATGTGTTCGTCATTCACATATTGCCGTGAGATTAGCTGCATCTAGATGTATTACAACCATGGCCAAGTCAATGACATTGGATGTGATGGGTTCTGTAATTCAGAATGTTGTGCCTATGTTAGGTGACATTACATCTGTACATTCTAAACAAGGAGCTGGCATGCTTGTTAGTTTGCTTGTCCAAGGACTTGGTATCGAGCTGGTTCCTTATGCTCCCCTTTTAGTAGTTCCCCTCCTGAGGTGTATGAGTGATTCAGATCATTCTGTCAGACAGAGTGTGACACATAGTTTTGCCACCCTTGTGCCTCTACTTCCATTAGCACGTGGTGTTTCTCCTCCTGTTGGTCTTAGCGAACACCTATCACGAAGTCAAGAAGATGTTAAATTTTTGGAGCAGCTAGTTGACAACTCTCACATTGATGATTACAAGCTCTCAACTGAACTAAAGGTGACATTGAGAAG GTACCAACAAGAAGGTATAAACTGGTTGGCATTTTTGAAGCGCTTTAATCTTCACGGGATTTTATGTGATGACATGGGCCTTGGTAAAACCCTTCAAGCATCAGCAATTGTGGCTTCTGATGTAGCAGAGCACATTGCTCTAAATAGTTCCCAGGATTTACCTCCATCCTTGATAATATGCCCCTCAACCCTTGTCGGCCACTGGGTTTATGAAATAGAGAAGTTTATTGATGGTTCTTTGCTTACTACCCTCCAGTATGTTGGTTCTGCGCAAGAGCGCATTTCGCTACGGTCTCAGTTTAGTGAGCATAATGTTATCGTGACATCATATGATGTTATCCGCAAAGATGTTGATTATCTTAGACAGCTGTTTTGGAACTATTGCATTCTAGATGAGGGACATATCATAAAGAATTCTAAGTCGAAAATAACAGTTGCTGTTAAACAATTAAAGGCACAACACCGACTCATTCTGAGTGGAACACCGATACAG AATAATGTGTTGGATCTGTGGTCACTTTTTGACTTCCTTATGCCAGGGTTTCTTGGAACTGAAAGACAA TTTCATGCCTCCTATGGTAAACCACTACTAGCTGCCAGAGATCCCAAATGTTCAGCGAAAGATGCTGAAGCAGGTGTGCTTGCTATGGAAGCATTGCACAAGCAG GTGATGCCTTTTCTCCTTCGCCGGACTAAAGATGAAGTCTTATCTGATCTGCCAGAGAAAATTATTCAGGATAGGTACTGCGTCCTGAGTCCTGTTCAGCTAAAACTCTACGAACAATTTTCTGGTTCACATGTGAGGCAAGAAATTTCCAGCATTGTGAAGCACAATGAATCAGATGCAAGCCAAAAAAATGATTTGCCAAAAGCATCTTCTCATGTATTCCAG GCACTTCAGTACTTGCTTAAACTTTGTAGTCATCCTTTGCTCGTGTTTGGGGAGAGAATTGCAGAATCACTCTCATCTGTTGTGTCAGAGCTCTTCCCTCCTGGTTCTGACATTGTTTCAGAACTCCATCAACTTCACCATTCTCCCAAATTAGTCGCCTTGCAGGAGATCCTTTCGGAGTGTGGAATTGGTGTTGACTCAGGTTCTGAAGGCACTATTTGTGTGGGACAGCACAGAGTCCTGATATTTGCACAGCATAAG GCCCTTTTGGATATCATTGAGAGAGACCTGTTTCACACTCATATGAAGAG TGTTACTTACTTGAGGCTGGATGGATCAGTTGAACCAGAAAAGCGCTTTGACATTGTGAAAGCCTTCAATTCAGATCCTACCATAGATGTTTTGCTGCTTACAACACATG TTGGTGGGCTTGGTTTGAACCTGACATCAGCTGATACCCTTGTGTTTATGGAGCATGACTGGAATCCAATGCGAGATCACCAG